A section of the Agrococcus sp. SGAir0287 genome encodes:
- a CDS encoding Ldh family oxidoreductase — protein sequence MTTLTASGARTLAVRALVGLGYPSADAATIAAHLMDCELRGLGMSGLARIVSIADRLGAAGPAPEPSSIVRTSPTSSRIDGRDRIGYLVADEATTAAIDHARSAGIGLVGAHGTWYTGMLSVYAERIVAEGLVTMLASSATPWVAPHGGTQARVGTNPICFAFPSHGDPFVWDIGTSAIIHAEVVLAQRLGLPLPDGVAFDASGRPTTSPVEALAGAFASWGGHRGSGLAMSVQLLGALAGAPVAPGELRDFGMLVLAIDPELLGGRDALRASVAELQASLQTTAPLDSAHPVRAPFARSVAERRRRLAEDAIEVPDAVVAAVRAIADR from the coding sequence GTGACGACGCTGACGGCGTCGGGCGCGCGCACGCTCGCGGTGCGCGCGCTCGTCGGCCTCGGCTACCCGAGCGCCGACGCCGCGACCATCGCGGCGCACCTCATGGACTGCGAGCTGCGCGGGCTGGGGATGAGCGGGCTCGCGCGCATCGTGAGCATCGCCGACCGGCTCGGCGCGGCAGGACCGGCCCCCGAGCCCTCCTCGATCGTCCGGACGTCGCCGACGTCGTCGCGCATCGACGGGCGCGATCGCATCGGCTACCTCGTCGCCGACGAGGCCACGACCGCGGCGATCGACCACGCGCGCTCGGCGGGCATCGGGCTCGTCGGAGCGCACGGCACCTGGTACACCGGCATGCTGAGCGTCTACGCCGAGCGCATCGTCGCGGAGGGGCTCGTGACGATGCTCGCCTCGAGCGCGACGCCGTGGGTCGCGCCCCACGGCGGCACGCAGGCGCGCGTCGGCACGAACCCGATCTGCTTCGCCTTCCCCTCCCACGGCGATCCGTTCGTGTGGGACATCGGCACATCGGCGATCATCCACGCCGAGGTCGTGCTCGCGCAGCGGCTCGGCCTGCCGCTGCCGGACGGCGTCGCGTTCGACGCCTCCGGCCGCCCGACGACGTCGCCCGTCGAGGCGCTCGCGGGCGCGTTCGCCTCGTGGGGCGGGCATCGTGGCAGCGGGCTCGCCATGTCCGTGCAGCTGCTCGGGGCGCTCGCGGGCGCGCCGGTCGCGCCGGGCGAGCTGCGCGACTTCGGCATGCTGGTGCTCGCGATCGATCCCGAGCTGCTCGGCGGTCGCGACGCGCTGCGCGCGAGCGTCGCCGAGCTGCAGGCGTCGCTGCAGACGACGGCGCCGCTCGACTCGGCGCATCCCGTGCGCGCTCCCTTCGCGCGGTCGGTCGCCGAGCGCCGTCGCCGCCTCGCCGAGGATGCGATCGAGGTGCCGGATGCGGTCGTGGCCGCGGTGCGGGCGATCGCCGACCGCTGA
- a CDS encoding N-acyl homoserine lactonase family protein, with protein sequence MTNPVSTSGANRVTIVQYGTRQGRKSEVYLNWGIYGRPDEPIGMDYFLWLVETPSGPIVVDTGFSAAGGANRSRTFLAQPIEALAALGVDAATAPEVLVTHAHYDHIGNVDAFASARVTISAAERDFWSSGMEQRAQFHHSIEDAELETLRRVEAEGRLRTFDDELEIAPGVRMLRVGGHTPGQSIVLVDTADGVVALASDAIHYYEEHDDDVPFAFVADLPAMYAGFDLLHAMVADGRVQHLVSGHDPSTLDRFGRIADGPLPGLTARIG encoded by the coding sequence ATGACGAACCCGGTGTCGACGAGCGGTGCGAACCGCGTGACGATCGTGCAGTACGGCACGCGTCAGGGTCGCAAGTCGGAGGTGTACCTCAACTGGGGCATCTACGGCCGACCCGACGAGCCCATCGGCATGGACTACTTCCTCTGGCTCGTCGAGACGCCGAGCGGTCCGATCGTCGTCGACACCGGGTTCTCCGCCGCGGGCGGCGCGAACCGCTCCCGCACCTTCCTCGCCCAGCCGATCGAGGCGCTCGCCGCCCTCGGCGTCGACGCCGCGACGGCGCCCGAGGTGCTCGTCACGCATGCGCACTACGACCACATCGGCAACGTCGACGCGTTCGCGTCGGCGCGCGTGACGATCTCGGCCGCCGAGCGCGACTTCTGGTCGAGCGGCATGGAGCAGCGCGCGCAGTTCCATCACTCGATCGAGGATGCGGAGCTCGAGACGCTGCGCCGCGTCGAGGCCGAGGGCCGCCTGCGCACATTCGACGACGAGCTCGAGATCGCTCCCGGCGTGCGGATGCTGCGCGTCGGCGGGCACACGCCCGGCCAGTCGATCGTGCTCGTCGACACCGCCGACGGCGTCGTCGCGCTCGCCTCCGACGCCATCCACTACTACGAGGAGCACGACGACGACGTGCCGTTCGCATTCGTCGCCGACCTCCCGGCGATGTACGCGGGGTTCGACCTGCTGCACGCCATGGTCGCCGACGGGCGCGTGCAGCACCTCGTCTCGGGCCACGACCCCTCCACGCTCGACCGGTTCGGCCGCATCGCCGACGGCCCGCTGCCCGGCCTCACGGCCCGCATCGGCTGA
- a CDS encoding cupin domain-containing protein, whose product MRITHPRDYDGTAGKPGSQFTGDVHPYVTMAQTDGVTINTVDFTPGARTYWHHHEHGQILQVLAGRGLVCANGEVHVLRVGDTVWCPPGERHWHGAAPDSFMVHTAISLGQTVWAEPVGDDEYAQQPIDGEDRADVR is encoded by the coding sequence ATGAGGATCACGCATCCGCGCGACTACGACGGCACCGCCGGCAAGCCCGGCTCGCAGTTCACCGGCGACGTCCACCCGTACGTGACGATGGCGCAGACCGACGGCGTGACGATCAACACCGTCGACTTCACGCCCGGCGCCCGCACCTACTGGCACCACCACGAGCACGGGCAGATCCTGCAGGTGCTCGCTGGTCGCGGGCTCGTGTGCGCGAACGGCGAGGTGCACGTGCTGCGCGTCGGCGACACCGTGTGGTGCCCGCCGGGCGAGCGGCACTGGCACGGCGCCGCCCCCGACTCGTTCATGGTCCACACCGCGATCTCCCTCGGGCAGACCGTGTGGGCGGAGCCCGTGGGCGACGACGAGTACGCGCAGCAGCCGATCGATGGAGAGGACCGGGCCGATGTTCGCTGA
- a CDS encoding carboxymuconolactone decarboxylase family protein, with protein MFAEGSHLETYEEGLAIRKEVLGAEHVERSMAKVSPFSRPVQDYVTEFCWGGIWSRDGLDRAERSLVNLGILVALNRSHELAVHVRGAVRNGISMRQIQEVLLQAGMYAGAPAALEAFRIAERVLREELGDEAVDAYDARAAQP; from the coding sequence ATGTTCGCTGAGGGAAGCCACCTGGAGACCTACGAGGAGGGCCTCGCCATCCGCAAGGAGGTGCTCGGCGCCGAGCACGTCGAGCGGTCGATGGCGAAGGTCAGCCCCTTCTCGCGCCCCGTCCAGGACTACGTCACGGAGTTCTGCTGGGGCGGCATCTGGTCGCGCGACGGCCTCGACCGCGCCGAGCGGAGCCTCGTGAACCTCGGCATCCTCGTCGCGCTGAATCGCAGCCACGAGCTCGCGGTGCACGTGCGCGGCGCCGTGCGCAACGGCATCTCGATGCGGCAGATCCAGGAGGTGCTGCTGCAGGCGGGCATGTACGCGGGCGCCCCCGCCGCGCTCGAGGCGTTCCGCATCGCCGAGCGCGTGCTGCGCGAGGAGCTCGGCGACGAGGCCGTCGACGCCTACGACGCTCGGGCGGCGCAGCCGTGA
- a CDS encoding GntR family transcriptional regulator, with the protein MTETAAQRWAAAPVGRVAAPVKEQVVTAIRDAILDFQLRPGDRLVEREIIESMEVSRATVREAISVLASEGLVTIVPQKGAHVTSPSLEDAEDLYEVRASLESLVVRRFIDRANDVEVAQLVATVDRMAERLDEPPTIVDFLKAKDAFYDVLLAGARSASLTQLLGSIQARVRLLRVTSLSTADRLPHVVHEMREIVEAIEARNPDRAARLMAEHIHMASRLALRALRDQA; encoded by the coding sequence GTGACCGAGACGGCAGCGCAGCGCTGGGCGGCAGCCCCGGTGGGGCGCGTCGCGGCACCCGTCAAGGAACAGGTCGTGACCGCCATCCGCGACGCGATCCTCGACTTCCAGCTGCGGCCGGGCGACCGCCTCGTCGAGCGCGAGATCATCGAGTCGATGGAGGTCTCCCGCGCCACCGTGCGCGAGGCGATCAGCGTGCTCGCCTCCGAGGGGCTCGTCACGATCGTGCCGCAGAAGGGCGCGCACGTGACGTCGCCCTCGCTCGAGGACGCCGAGGACCTCTACGAGGTGCGCGCGTCGCTCGAGTCGCTCGTCGTGCGCCGCTTCATCGACCGCGCGAACGACGTCGAGGTCGCGCAGCTCGTCGCGACCGTCGACCGCATGGCGGAGCGGCTCGACGAGCCGCCGACGATCGTCGACTTCCTGAAGGCGAAGGACGCGTTCTACGACGTGCTGCTCGCCGGCGCCCGCTCGGCGTCGCTCACGCAGCTGCTCGGCTCCATCCAGGCGCGCGTGCGCCTGCTGCGGGTCACGTCGCTCTCGACGGCCGACCGCCTCCCGCACGTCGTGCACGAGATGCGCGAGATCGTCGAGGCCATCGAGGCCCGCAACCCCGACCGTGCCGCGCGCCTCATGGCCGAGCACATCCACATGGCGTCGCGGCTCGCGCTGCGCGCCCTGCGCGACCAGGCCTGA
- a CDS encoding NAD(P)-dependent oxidoreductase: MSDETMRIGFVGLGNMGGRMARCITGAGDALLGFDPREAAIGEAGAAPAASAADVVAGSDVVLLSLPDSTVVEAVVYGDPAFLASVRVGQVIVDLSTAAPESTRRIAADLAERGAVYLDAGISGGAAAAEVGALTLMVGGDADALERVRPVLGRFSKQVFHCGASGAGHTVKLLNNFLNAIALSATAEVMVAARKADLDLATVLDVLNASSGVNFATINRFPRIIQGDYLEGGLTNTLMLKDVTLYLELLGSLGVPSLNGAGPVASFGLARQLGYADRISNTVVDAIGDIAGGVRLHASTEEAQA; encoded by the coding sequence ATGAGCGACGAGACGATGCGCATCGGCTTCGTCGGCCTCGGCAACATGGGCGGGCGCATGGCCCGCTGCATCACGGGCGCCGGGGATGCGCTGCTCGGCTTCGACCCGCGCGAGGCCGCGATCGGCGAGGCTGGCGCGGCGCCCGCCGCGAGCGCCGCCGACGTCGTGGCCGGCAGCGACGTCGTGCTGCTGTCGCTGCCGGACTCGACGGTCGTCGAGGCGGTCGTGTACGGCGACCCCGCCTTCCTCGCATCCGTGCGCGTGGGGCAGGTGATCGTCGACCTGTCGACCGCGGCACCCGAGTCCACCCGGCGCATCGCCGCGGACCTCGCCGAGCGCGGCGCCGTCTACCTCGACGCCGGCATCTCCGGCGGGGCCGCCGCCGCCGAGGTCGGCGCGCTCACGCTCATGGTCGGCGGCGACGCCGACGCGCTCGAGCGCGTGCGGCCCGTGCTCGGGCGCTTCTCGAAGCAGGTCTTCCACTGCGGCGCCTCCGGCGCCGGGCACACCGTGAAGCTGCTCAACAACTTCCTCAACGCCATCGCGCTGTCCGCGACCGCCGAGGTGATGGTCGCGGCGAGGAAGGCGGATCTCGACCTCGCGACGGTGCTCGACGTGCTCAACGCCTCGTCGGGCGTCAACTTCGCGACGATCAACCGCTTCCCGCGCATCATCCAGGGCGACTACCTCGAGGGCGGGCTCACGAACACGCTCATGCTCAAGGACGTCACGCTCTACCTCGAGCTGCTCGGATCGCTCGGCGTGCCGAGCCTCAACGGCGCCGGCCCCGTCGCATCCTTCGGGCTCGCGCGGCAGCTCGGCTACGCCGACCGCATCTCGAACACCGTCGTCGATGCGATCGGCGACATCGCAGGCGGCGTCCGCCTGCACGCATCCACCGAGGAGGCCCAGGCATGA
- a CDS encoding SDR family NAD(P)-dependent oxidoreductase has product MTASQRFAGLVALVTGAAGGLGAASAQRLAAEGARVVAVDRDERIVEAAKALPGEAIGVVADIADEASVDASMAAGIDAFGRIDRFHLNAGIFGSFASIPDLEVDDFEQVMRVNVTGQFLGLRAAFRHYRDQVADGSFAGGAIAVTASIAGHRGSADLLPYQTSKHAVVGLVHGAAVYGGPLGIRVNGVAPGIVPTQLFAAAATQTGGGNDMVRRASTTPLRRAGAAEEIAGVVAFLLSDDSSYTTGEIVAADGGASIVNTVRPAGGAGAWDTAPVDAPLLAEWPGFDPEAAR; this is encoded by the coding sequence ATGACCGCATCGCAGAGGTTCGCAGGGCTCGTCGCCCTCGTGACGGGCGCGGCAGGCGGCCTCGGCGCCGCATCCGCCCAGCGGCTCGCCGCCGAGGGCGCCCGCGTCGTCGCCGTCGACCGCGACGAGCGCATCGTCGAGGCGGCGAAGGCGCTGCCCGGCGAGGCGATCGGCGTCGTCGCGGACATCGCCGACGAGGCATCGGTCGACGCATCGATGGCGGCGGGCATCGACGCGTTCGGCCGCATCGACCGCTTCCACCTCAACGCCGGGATCTTCGGCTCGTTCGCCTCGATCCCCGACCTCGAGGTCGACGACTTCGAGCAGGTCATGCGCGTCAACGTCACGGGGCAGTTCCTCGGCCTGCGCGCCGCCTTCCGGCACTACCGCGACCAGGTGGCCGACGGCTCCTTCGCCGGCGGCGCCATCGCGGTGACCGCCTCGATCGCCGGCCATCGCGGCTCGGCCGACCTGCTGCCGTACCAGACCTCGAAGCACGCCGTCGTCGGGCTCGTGCACGGCGCCGCCGTCTACGGCGGCCCGCTCGGCATCCGCGTCAACGGCGTCGCGCCCGGCATCGTGCCGACGCAGCTGTTCGCCGCCGCGGCGACGCAGACGGGCGGCGGGAACGACATGGTGCGGCGCGCCTCGACGACGCCGCTGCGTCGCGCGGGCGCCGCGGAGGAGATCGCCGGCGTCGTCGCCTTCCTGCTCTCCGACGACAGCTCGTACACGACGGGCGAGATCGTCGCGGCCGACGGCGGCGCATCCATCGTCAACACCGTGCGCCCCGCCGGCGGCGCGGGCGCGTGGGACACGGCGCCCGTCGACGCGCCCCTGCTCGCCGAGTGGCCCGGCTTCGACCCGGAGGCCGCACGATGA
- a CDS encoding MFS transporter — protein MSTSTSTAGAPSKAKVAVAVAVGNFMEWFDFAVYGFFAVIIGQLFFPADTSEFVAILSSLAVFAVGFFMRPLGGFILGPIGDKFGRRTALAVSILAMGIATTIIGLLPIYATVGILAPILLVVCRCIQGLSAGGEWTGSAAYLIESTPTAHRGKFGSVISATAALAIIAGSLFALLLNTILSTEDLLAWGWRVPFLMAAPLALIGLYIRMRLGETPVYKTVEAKDEKEQAPVLRAFKENWRPILLTVAIAAVQGTGFYYLATFIVNYLMTVVGVERPVALAMSAVGLTVYMILCPVAGALSDRFGRRRLNIIGTIGYVLLPIPVFMIMSSTGGGFAPVVLAMILLTMTQALVSVTTVVMLVELFPASNRSSASAIGFNFALAFIAGPASYVGVWLAGVTGDPVSPAWYLVVLALIALPFIWRWLPETAGRDITADHQAERGEALGLDLAHLEEHVPGTTPAAPAATTTEQR, from the coding sequence GTGAGCACGAGCACGTCGACGGCCGGTGCGCCGTCCAAGGCGAAGGTGGCGGTCGCGGTCGCGGTCGGCAACTTCATGGAGTGGTTCGACTTCGCGGTCTACGGCTTCTTCGCCGTGATCATCGGCCAGCTGTTCTTCCCGGCGGACACGTCGGAGTTCGTCGCGATCCTGTCGTCGCTCGCGGTCTTCGCGGTCGGCTTCTTCATGCGACCGCTCGGCGGCTTCATCCTCGGCCCGATCGGCGACAAGTTCGGCCGCCGCACGGCGCTCGCCGTCTCGATCCTCGCGATGGGCATCGCCACGACGATCATCGGCCTGCTGCCGATCTACGCGACCGTCGGCATCCTCGCCCCGATCCTGCTCGTCGTGTGCCGCTGCATCCAGGGCCTCTCCGCCGGCGGCGAGTGGACCGGCTCGGCCGCGTACCTCATCGAGTCGACGCCGACCGCGCACCGCGGCAAGTTCGGCTCGGTCATCTCGGCGACCGCCGCCCTCGCGATCATCGCCGGCAGCCTCTTCGCGCTGCTGCTCAACACGATCCTCAGCACCGAGGACCTGCTCGCGTGGGGCTGGCGCGTGCCGTTCCTCATGGCGGCGCCGCTCGCGCTCATCGGCCTCTACATCCGCATGCGACTCGGCGAGACGCCCGTCTACAAGACGGTCGAGGCGAAGGACGAGAAGGAGCAGGCGCCCGTGCTGCGCGCGTTCAAGGAGAACTGGCGCCCCATCCTGCTCACCGTCGCGATCGCGGCCGTGCAGGGCACCGGCTTCTACTACCTCGCGACGTTCATCGTGAACTACCTCATGACGGTCGTCGGCGTCGAGCGGCCCGTCGCCCTCGCGATGAGCGCCGTCGGCCTCACGGTCTACATGATCCTGTGCCCGGTCGCGGGCGCCCTCTCCGACCGCTTCGGTCGACGTCGCCTCAACATCATCGGCACCATCGGCTACGTGCTGCTGCCGATCCCGGTCTTCATGATCATGTCGAGCACGGGCGGCGGGTTCGCGCCCGTCGTGCTGGCGATGATCCTGCTGACGATGACGCAGGCGCTCGTCTCGGTCACGACGGTCGTGATGCTCGTCGAGCTCTTCCCGGCCTCGAACCGCTCGAGCGCGAGCGCCATCGGCTTCAACTTCGCCCTCGCGTTCATCGCCGGCCCCGCCTCGTACGTCGGCGTGTGGCTCGCGGGCGTCACCGGCGACCCGGTCTCGCCCGCCTGGTACCTCGTGGTCCTCGCGCTCATCGCGCTGCCGTTCATCTGGCGCTGGCTGCCCGAGACGGCCGGCCGCGACATCACCGCCGACCACCAGGCGGAGCGGGGCGAGGCGCTCGGGCTCGACCTCGCGCACCTCGAGGAACACGTGCCCGGCACGACCCCGGCCGCGCCCGCGGCCACGACGACCGAGCAGCGGTAG
- a CDS encoding carboxymuconolactone decarboxylase family protein: MTLTPRQQQSKDAFVEQRGEGAWSPLWESIARIDPEFLDAYRELSMVPWRKTHLDAKTKELIYIAVDANATHMYLPGVRQHIQAAFRHGATVQEIMEVIECASTLGIHAMNIGVPILVEVLEEQGLRTGPAPLDERQQAMKDDFTATRGYWHAFWDEILELDPELFEAYTAFSSVPWRTGTLEPKVKEFVYIAFDTAATHLYKPGLKLHIENAIGYGATVGEILEVMEIASVIGIHAATTAVPILVEEAERAGVPLP, from the coding sequence ATGACCCTCACCCCCCGTCAGCAGCAGTCGAAGGACGCGTTCGTCGAGCAGCGCGGCGAGGGCGCCTGGAGCCCCCTGTGGGAGTCGATCGCGAGGATCGATCCCGAGTTCCTCGACGCCTACCGCGAGCTGTCCATGGTGCCGTGGCGCAAGACCCACCTCGACGCGAAGACGAAGGAGCTCATCTACATCGCCGTCGACGCGAACGCGACGCACATGTACCTGCCCGGCGTGCGCCAGCACATCCAGGCCGCCTTCCGCCATGGCGCGACGGTGCAGGAGATCATGGAGGTCATCGAGTGCGCCTCGACCCTCGGCATCCACGCCATGAACATCGGCGTGCCGATCCTCGTCGAGGTGCTCGAGGAGCAGGGCCTGCGCACCGGTCCCGCCCCGCTCGACGAGCGGCAGCAGGCGATGAAGGACGACTTCACCGCGACGCGCGGCTACTGGCACGCGTTCTGGGACGAGATCCTCGAGCTCGACCCCGAGCTGTTCGAGGCGTACACCGCCTTCTCGTCGGTCCCGTGGCGCACGGGCACGCTCGAGCCGAAGGTCAAGGAGTTCGTCTACATCGCGTTCGACACGGCCGCGACGCACCTCTACAAGCCCGGCCTCAAGCTGCACATCGAGAACGCGATCGGCTACGGCGCGACCGTCGGCGAGATCCTCGAGGTCATGGAGATCGCGAGCGTCATCGGCATCCACGCCGCGACAACCGCCGTGCCGATCCTCGTCGAGGAGGCCGAGCGCGCCGGCGTGCCGCTGCCGTGA
- a CDS encoding NAD(P)-dependent oxidoreductase, whose amino-acid sequence MSHVALVGLGNMGTPMSRRLVGAGSRVRGFDLAEAARERLRDVGGEPAATAAEAAAGATAIILMLPSSAVVESVFDELLAADAIGAQTLVVDMSSSEPTRTQALAERLADRGIAFADAPVSGGVRGAERGTLTIMLGARDADRERAHALLAPLGRVVDCGPVGAGHALKALNNLLSATHLWATSEAMHAGMRFGLDPEVMLAVFNGSSGRSGSTEGKWPSFVLPGTYDSGFGLRLMLKDMRIATGLAEQVGLPSRLGADAVELWAEAADALPADADHTRVAEWVASRREALAEVRDE is encoded by the coding sequence GTGAGCCACGTCGCGCTCGTCGGCCTCGGCAACATGGGCACGCCCATGTCGCGGCGCCTCGTCGGCGCCGGCAGCCGCGTTCGCGGCTTCGACCTCGCCGAGGCGGCGCGCGAGCGGCTGCGCGACGTCGGCGGCGAGCCCGCCGCGACCGCCGCCGAGGCCGCTGCCGGAGCGACCGCCATCATCCTCATGCTGCCGAGCTCGGCCGTCGTCGAGTCGGTCTTCGACGAGCTGCTCGCGGCGGATGCGATCGGCGCGCAGACCCTCGTGGTCGACATGTCGTCGTCCGAGCCGACGCGCACGCAGGCGCTCGCCGAGCGGCTCGCGGACCGCGGCATCGCGTTCGCGGATGCCCCCGTCTCCGGCGGCGTCCGCGGGGCCGAGCGGGGCACGCTCACGATCATGCTCGGCGCACGGGATGCGGATCGCGAGCGCGCGCACGCGCTGCTCGCACCGCTCGGCCGCGTCGTCGACTGCGGCCCCGTCGGCGCCGGCCACGCGCTCAAGGCCCTCAACAACCTGCTCTCCGCGACGCACCTGTGGGCCACGAGCGAGGCCATGCACGCCGGCATGCGCTTCGGCCTCGACCCCGAGGTCATGCTGGCGGTCTTCAACGGCTCGAGCGGCCGATCGGGCTCCACCGAGGGCAAGTGGCCAAGCTTCGTGCTGCCCGGCACGTACGACTCGGGCTTCGGGCTGCGCCTCATGCTGAAGGACATGCGCATCGCGACGGGGCTGGCCGAGCAGGTCGGTCTGCCGTCCCGCCTCGGCGCGGATGCCGTCGAGCTGTGGGCGGAGGCCGCCGATGCCCTGCCGGCCGACGCCGACCACACGCGCGTGGCGGAGTGGGTCGCGAGCCGTCGCGAGGCGCTGGCGGAGGTGCGCGATGAGTAG